CTGCCCGTGGGAGGGCAGGCAGACCCTCTTCTTCTCCGCCACCATGCCTCCGGTCATCGCCGGATTTGCCAAATGGTGCCTCACGGACCCGGCGGAAGTGGCCATCGCCCGCCGGGAAGTGGCCGCTACCATCAACCACGCCATTTATCCGGTGGCCCTGGACCAGCGGGACGAACTGCTGCTGGGCCTCCTCAAGGGAACGGACTTCCATTCCGTCATGATCTTCACCCGCACCCGCAAGGAAGCGGACTCCGTATGCGGCATGCTGAAAACCAACGGCTACCGCGGGGAAGTGGCTGTCATGCACTCCGACATTCCCCAGAAGGAACGCATGGAAGCCCTCAAAGGCTTCAAGGGCGGTAAATATGACATTCTGGTGGCCACGGACGTGGCCGCGCGCGGCATTGACATCAGCGGCGTGACCCATGTCATCAACTACCGTGTTCCGGAAAATGCGGAAGACTACGTGCACCGCATCGGCCGTACCGGCCGTGCCGAAGCCACGGGGGACGCCTTCACCATCATGACGGCGGATGAAGTGGACTTCGCCACGGCTGTGGAAAACTTCATCGGGAAGCCCATTGAACGCAAAAAACTGGACGGCTTCGACTACACGTACACCGCCCTGCTGGAAGACGAGCCCGTCAAATCCGTCCGCAAAGTCAAGCACGCGAGCCCCAAACGCCGCAGGCGCTAAAGGGGGCGGACAAGGTCTCTCTGCGGGAATGACAATCATCCCATGCGCATCCTTGCCATAGACCCGGCCATCCGCAACACGGGTTATGCCGTGGTGGAGGGAGACCATCGCCGGGCATGCGCGCTGGACTACGGCACGCTCTCCATTCCCCGTAGCGTGTCGCAATCAGGTTGCCTGCTCGCCATCAAACAGCATCTGGGCAACCTCATTGACAAATGGGAGCCGGATGAAATGGCGGTGGAACGCATCATCTACGTCCAGTCCCACCAGACGGCCATCACCATGGGAGCGGCCAAGGCGGCCGTGGTCATTGCCGCGGCGGAAGCCGGACTGCGCATCATGGAATACTCCCCTAAAAGCGTGAAACTCTCCGTCGTAGGGCGGGGGGCCGCTCAAAAAGCACAGGTCGCCTTCATGGTGCGGGCCCTGTTGGAACTCCGGGAAACGCCGGAATCCGATGCCGCCGATGCCCTGGCAATCGGCCTAACCCACCTCTACTCTGCGGACCCCTTGAAGGCCCACATGATGGAGAGGAAATACATTTAACAGTGATGAGAGTTTAGAGATGAGAGATTAGATTTCAATTCGCGGACTGCAAGTCCGAATTTTTTCACTAAACTCTCATCTCTACTCTCTCATCACTGATTCAACCCCTCAGGGCTTGAACGTCCTTCCTTTTCCGTCCTGCCACGCCTTGAGCAGGGAGGCGTACATCTTGTTGAGCTGTTCCAGGGAAGACACGCGGAACTCGACGGTATTCGTATTCGGGTAAGCCTTCGCGACGGTGGTATCCGGGTCGATACTTCCTCCCGTCGCCCTGTTGACGGCGCCGGAACCGAGCTCCTTCGCCCGGTCGGTCACATTCTTGATGGCATTGATGCCTGAATTCTGCCCCAGCGTCTCCAGATAATAAAACTTGGTGGGCGTATTCCCCAGGGTAATCAACGTCACTTCATACACCATGCAAGCGTTGTCCAGAATATACTTGTGCTGGGCCACCGCTACAATCCGGCTGAGATGTACCACAAATTGCCCTTCTGGAAAATTGCCAATCCAGAACTGGCTCTGGTTGTAATCATCCGTAGATTGAGTAGGGCCCCCCGTCTTGGACTGGGCGGAAAGCGGAGCCGTAGCACAAACGCAGAGCGCTAAAGCGGAAAGTAAAAAACGTTTCATGGTTCTATTTAATATTAATCGTCAACCTGTGGGAAGAAAAAACTGGACAATTTTTTCATGCTTTATAAGCTGCAAAATATAGTTGGCTATTCTCTACCAGAATAACAAATATAAACTTTCTAGAGAAGATTTTTTAATATTAATGTAAACACGCTTTAATATGAATACGTATTTAAAATTTAATGGATACAAGTGTTTTTCAGGTGATGATGGATATGCAGAAGGATTTGAAATTATAAAATCTATCAATATTATTATTGGAGCGAATAATTCAGGAAAATCTAGACTTATAGATTTCATTGAATCTCTACATAAAAATGGCAGTGATAAAAAATTAAAAAATTTGAAAATTTATAGGAAATTTTATAGGGGGAAAAATGATATAGACCATCTTTTTCCTGGTTGGTCCGGAGGATGGGTAGATTATTGTAGACAACTTTTACCTCAGACTTATGAGGCAATTTATTCACATGAAGGGAGAATAATAAGTTTTGATGGAACAGAAGAATTAATAAAGGATACTCTGGCCAGAAGATATTCTTGGAAAGAAGAGGAAATAGATAAAGCTGTTTTAGAAGTGAAAAAAAAATTGAGTGAATCTTCCGATTTTTTTCCAAATCGAAGAGATTTATGGCCCAGTGATAATTTTTTTAAAAGGATAGATGCTGAGAGAGATATAAAAAGAGAAAGGTCGGGTATTTGTGAAGATGGCTCAATAATTCCTCCCAAGTTGTTAAGTAATGGAACCGGGGCTACTGATATAATTCATAGATTTTTGCATCTTTCGGATGAAAAGTATCCAAGATTTATAATAACAGATTACTTATTAGATGCTGTAAATGAAATATTTCGACCTACAGGGTTGCAGTTTACAGAAATTTATCCTCAGCTCGACAAAGACAATTATTGGGAAATTTACCTTGGCCAAAAAGATAAAAATTTAATTCCTTTATCCGATTCTGGAAGTGGAATTAAAACTATTTTATTGGTTTTATTAAATTTAATTGCAATTCCTTGTTTAGAACAAAATTTAGAGAAAGATCTTTCTTCGTATACATTTGCTTTTGAAGAATTGGAAAATAATTTACATCCTACTTTATTAAGAAGTTTGTTGGTATACATAGAGAAGATGGCTTTATCTAAAAACGCTACTTTTTTCTTAACTACTCATTCTAGTATTGTTTTAGATATTTTTAATGGAAACGATTCAGCTCAAATTATCCATGTTTGGAATGACGGTAAACAATCTACAGTACGAACGGTTTCTAAATATATGGATAATATTGAAGTCATTAATAATTTAGGAGCAAAGCCATCAGATTTATTACAAGCAAATGGTATTATATGGTTGGAAGGACCATCTGATAGAATTTATATTAATAAATGGATAGAATTAATGAGTGATGGAGAACTTAAAGAATCGAGACATTATCAATGTGCATTTTATGGAGGAGCTCTTTTATCTCATAGTAATTTTAATGATCCTAATATAAAAGATGATGAAAGAGTAAAAATGTTAAAAATAAATTATAATGCCATTCTGGTAGGAGATGGCGATAGATTTAAAGGTGGTCCCCAAATTATTAAAAATAGATTGTTGAAAGCTAAGGAAGAATTGGAATCTATGGGAGGTATAGTTTGGGTTACAGAGGCGAAAGAAATTGAAAATTATATTCCTGGTTCAATTCTCTCTAAAATTTTTAGAAAAGATGGTCTTCCGAGCCCAAGTAAAAATGAACCGTTTTCAAAAGTTAAGACATCACGAAACAGAGTTATAGGTTATTTGCAAAAGCATGTGAAAGGGTTTGCTGAAAAAAATGATTTTGATAAAATTGATCTTGCAGAAAAAGTTATTGAATTAATGAGTCAAGATAATATGTCAGGTCGTTTTGATTGGTTTGACGAGATGGAAAGAATTTGTTCAAGAATAAGGAAATGGAATTCTCTACCTAATTTAGGTACCCCAATACTTAAAATAGATTAAATGAAGGTGAAATATTTGAAAATAAATATTAATATATTTCAAAAATTTATGTAGTCGCTATTATATATTCAAAGATAGTGGAAGTTGCCCATATCTAATTTTTACCATTTCTAATATTTTCTATAATGGTATAGAAATATGGCTAGGTTTGAAAGCAAAGATCAGAGATAGATGATATGAGAATTATAAAAAATATGTATCGTTCTAATGTAGTGGGAGGATAATCCAGAGAAAAGGGTTTGGAGCTGTATGAGGAGGAAATCGGTTTTTGGCTGCCCCAGTACGATACGGACCATCTAGAATCCAGTCTGGAGCACCGGAGTTTGTACTTATAGGTGGATAGTTTCCTGGCAATTTTAAACTGGATTGGCTGCTGAAATTCAAGAAGGAAATATGTGATAGGAATGTTAGAGAATTTCTTTAATTTCCAGATTAAAGAAAAGGAAAAAATAGTATTCCTTTAATGAATTTTTTGAATAATGATTCATCCATTGATGTACTTAAAGGGTAATAATCATGGGATAGAGATGTAACGATTGAAGTATATTTACTAAAGCTGCAATCATGGGAGCTGGCACTAAAACTTAGAAGAGCATTGTTGAGACATAAGAAAACCGCTTTTTCCAAATGCCGGGAAAAGCGGTTTCATTAAAAAAGATAGTGGAAGGTTACGGTTCTATGATGTTGAAGTTCCCATTGAACTTGTCCATGCATCCGATCAGCTCCTGGAATTTGTCCGCATTGCCTTCGATCTTGATCATGCCTTTGTCCAGGGCTTCCTTCAAGGGCACGGCCTGCATGGCAACGAGGGTGAAGTTGAGCTTGTCTCCGGTAATCACTGCGTCAGGGTGCTCCACCGGTTTTCCTTCGCGGTACATTAATACTTCATCCTCAAGCCAGAAGCCGTATGGTTTTCCGTTTTGATCTATCCAGTTGAATGCCAGTTTCTTCCCTTTGGATTTCTCGCTGTTCATGCTGATGCCCATGTAGTCAAACAGCATTTCCGGCGTCAGGTTGGACAGAATGTCCGTCGATACCAGGTTCAGGGGGTTTTTAAGCAGTCCGTTTCTCAGTTCGTAGGCACCTACGAGAAATTCATTGCGCCAGGGCCCCGATTCAGCCTGATAGCCAAGCTGTTCAAGAGCGTCCGCCGCCAGATTTCTTGCCTTGCTGTTTTGCGGATCGGCAAAAACCACGTGCTTTAACACCTCGGCCGTCCAGCGGTAGTCTCCCTTGTCAAAGGCTTTTTGGGCGTTGTCTATCATCTTGTCGGCCCCTCCCGCCAGTTCCACATAGCGCCTGGCCGCTTCCACGGGCGGCAGGGCATACAGGTTTGCCGGATTGCCGTCATACCAGCCCATGTACCGTTGGTAGATGGCTTTGGCGTTGTGGTTCAGCGTGCCGTAATAGCCCCGGAAGTACCATTGCTTGTCTATTTCCGGCGGCAGCTTGATCATTTCCGCAATTTCTACAGGCGTGTACCCTTTATTAATCAGATTCAACGTCTGGTCGTGCATGTATTTGTAGCCGTTGCGTTCCTTGGCCAGGAACTGGTTGATGCGTTCTTTTCCCCATCTGGGCCAGTGGTGCTGCGCAAACAAAACTTCCGTTTTGTCTCCGTAACGCTGAATGGCTTCATCAAGCGCCTTCCACCAGTTGCTTGCGTCCCGCACCTTGGCTCCTCTCAGAGTGTAAAGGTTATGCATGGTATGGGTAGCGTCCTCCGCGCTGCAAAGCGCCTTGAATTGAGGGAGGTACATCAGCATTTCAGAGGGAGCTTCCGTCCCGGGAGCCATCATGAATTCCATTTCCACTCCGTCTATGGTGCGTGTTTCACCTGTTTTGGTGATGGTATCAGTGGGCGGAATGACTGTAACGGTTCCGCTGGAGCTGGCGGTTCCCAGGCCGGAGCCTACGGTACCTTCCGGCCCTTTATTAAAGGGCGCCGCATACATGTACGTAGAGCGCCTCCCCATGGCGTTGCCCGCATAAACGTTTTCGGAAACGGCTTCTTTCAGGAATCCTTCCGGCGCCAGTATCTGCGTTTTACCGGATTTGACGTCCTGCTCGGATGCCACTCCCTTGACTCCTCCAAAGTGGTCCACATGGGAGTGCGAATATACAACTGCCTTGACCGGGCGTTTTCCTGCCTTCGGCTGCTCCACTTCCTGATAGTAGAGGTCAAGTCCCGCTTTTGCGGTTTCTTCTGAAATGAGAGGATCAATGATAATGAGGCCTTCCTTCCCTTCAATAATAGTCATGTTTGAAAGATCGAACCCGCGAATCTGGTATACGCCGTCCATGACCTTGAACAGCCCGCTTTTGGCATTGAGCTGGGAGACGCGCCATAAACTCGGGTTCACCGTGTCAGGGGCCGGTTTATCCTTGGTAAAGTCAAAGGAAGAGATGTCAAAGACCGTCCTCCCTTCCTTGTTTTTAATTTCCGGATCCTTGAGGGTTGCTATAAATCCCTTTTCCGCATTCTGAAAGTCCTGTTGGTCATGTTCATCCAGGCCATGGGCGCGGAGAAAGTTCTTGTTATATTCAATAGTGTGGCTTGTCGCCTTTTTGGGCTCCTCTGCGCCATTGGCGCCCGGACCTCCCCATACAAGCATTGCCAGCAATATGGACGGAAAATAATTTATTGTTGTTTTCATGATCAGATTTTATTAACGGGACGTGAAAAGTAAAAAAGCGGCGAGTCCGCTGATTCACACTTTGTGAGAACAATAGACTTGATGCTAAAGAGCAGTGTTCGGAAAATGGCAGTATGTTACTATTTTGACTACCAGAGTTTTCCGGGTGGATAACAGGAAATGCCACCATTCGTGGGGCAGTTTTTGTTTTATCCTCCTGACGGGTCGGGATTTACACCCGGAGCCATTAGGAGGAGAGAATAAAGTGTCTGCATTCGTGGCTTTTTACATCCCTGCATGCAAATTGATGGGGGAACATGGCTGGAAATGCCGGGGAAGTTGTGCTAGGTAAGAAGCCATGGAAAGATTGTATCGTCCCAATGTGGCGGGGTTGATGGTCCGGAAGGACGGAAAGCTGCTGGTTTGCGAACGGTCCAGGCAGAAAGGGGCCTGGCAGTTTCCGCAGGGGGGAATTGATCCGGGGGAAACTGCCTTGGAGGCCGTAAAGAGGGAAGTACGGGAGGAGGTGGGGTTTCTGCCGTCCCAGTATGATATTGCAGAGTCCCGGGGAGGGTATCGTTACGATTATCCGCCGGAGGTGCTGGATTACGTCCGCGAGAAGCGGCAGCAGCCTTTTGTGGGCCAGGAGCAGGAGTATTTCCTGTGCCGTCTGCATGCGGACGCTCCGGAGCCCAGCCTGGACCACCGCGAGTTTTGCGCTTACAGGTGGATAGCTCCCGCCGAGTTCAAGCTGGAGTGGCTGCCGGAGTTCAAGAAGGAGGTGTACGCCAGGGTGCTGGCGGATTTCTTCAATGTCCGGGCACAGGATAGGTGAAGTGGCTCAACAGGTCGTGCGCGGCGGAGACGGGGTCCATCTTGTCTCCCGCCACCATGTTTTCCAGCACGGGCATGCGTGACGCCACGGCAGGATGCTGTTCAAAGGCGGTGAGCAGGGCTTCATGCACCAGGGCCTGAACCCATGAGAGGGACTGGTTCCGGCGGCGGTTGTACCAGAATCCGGATTCCTTCATGCTGTCCCGGAAGCGGAAGAGCGTTTCTTCAATGGTATCCAGTCCGCGCCCTTCCAGGGAGGAGCAGGTGAGGACGGAGGGCGTCCAGCCGGGGGTGGGGCTTTGCAGGTAGTGGAGCACCATTTTCAGTTCCTGGCAGTGGGCGGCCGCCCGCTGGCGGTTGTCGCCGTCATCCTTGGTGACCACCAGGATGTCCGCCAGCTCCATGATGCCGCGCTTGATGCCCTGCAGGTCGTCTCCGGCGCCGGTGATGAGCAGGAGCATGAAGATGTCAACCATGGAGCGCACCGTGGTTTCCGACTGTCCGACGCCGACGGTTTCAATGAGGATGATGTCAAAGCCCGCGGCCTCGCACGCGATCATGGTTTCACGCGTTTTCCGGGCTACGCCGCCCAGGGAGCCGCCGGAGGGGGAAGGGCGGATGAAGGCGTTTTCCTCCCCGGAGAGTTCCTCCATGCGGGTTTTGTCCCCCATAATGGAGCCCCGGGAGACGGAAGAGGACGGGTCAATGGCCAGCACGGCCACCTTGAAGCCTTTTTTGCACAGGTAGGTGCCGAAGGCTTCAATGAAGGAGGATTTGCCCGCGCCCGGAACGCCCGTGATGCCGATGCGGACGGCTTTGCCGGAGTGGGGCAGCAGTTTGGAGATGAGCTGCCGGGACGCTTCCTGGTCCCGGGCTGCATTGCTTTCTATCAGGGTGATGGCCCTCCCCAGCAGGGCGCGGTTTCCGGCCAGGACTCCCTGGGCCAGTTCTTCTACAGAGGGGCGGTGCGGACGTATCAATTTAGTGCTGCTCATGAATAGAGAATGCGGATTATTTGAAAGGGGGTTCGTTTTCCTTCGTGCGCTCCATGTCGTAGTTGAAGCGTTTGAGGATGAACTGGCGGTGGTCCTCCAGCTTGCGCTGGAAGTTTTCCCAGGACCGCACGTTCATCGGTGACCAGCCCGCTTCCGCAATGGCGCAGGCGCGCGGGTAGGTGCGGTAAAGCAGGTGGTTCAGGGTGGGGAGCTGCTCCGCCCACATGGTGGCCTGAACGCCGATGACGTGGTCCACTTCCTTTTCCGGCCTGCCGTAGGCGGGGTCCAGCTTGTAGCTTTGTTCCAGCGTGGTGGTGGGCATCCACCCCCGGTTGTCCTGACCGGGAATTTGCGGATAGTCCAGGTAGCAGTGCTCCCCGGCGGCGATGATGAGGGGAAGGCCCTGCTTCTTCGTTTCCGTAATGGTGGAGGGGGTCAGGCCCATGCGCCAGGTGAAGACGGTGTCTCCCTTGCGGTAGATGTTGGCCTGCGCCCACGGCTTTTCATACCATAGCTGCACGCGTTTGCCCCTGGCGGCCAGCATGGAGGCCATTTTCGCTTCAAATTCCTTCAGTTCCTCGTGGACGTCCTTCATTCCCTTCTGCTGGCGGTATTTGACGCTGAGGGGGCATTTTTCCCAGGTTTTTTCCAGAGGGGCTTCATCGCCGCCCAGGTGGACGATGGGGGAGGGGAAGATGTCCTTGAGCTCGTCAAAGACGGCGGCGTAGAATTTCCAGATTTCCGGTTTATGAGGGCACACCAGGTACAGGGTAACCCCTCCCGTGGTGCGGACCTTGGTGTCCGGGTCCGGGAAGCAGAAGAATTCCGGATACGCGGCGGCCAGCGCCTGGTTGTGTCCCGGCATGTCTATTTCAGGAATCACTTCAATGCCGCGTGCCGCGCAGTAGGCCACCAGGTCTTTCAGCTCCTGCTTGGTGTACATCCCTTCATGGGGAGTGCCGTTGCCGAAGCTTTCCGCCCGCTTGGAGGAGATACTTTTCAGCTTGGGGTAGCCGGGCACGGGCAGCCGCCAGCCCTGGTCATCCGTCAGGTGGAGCTGGAGCTTGTTGAATTTGTAGTAGGCCATCAGGTCCACGAATTTCTTCAGGTCCTTTATGGGAATGAAATGGCGGGCCGGGTCCACCATCAGGCCGCGCCACGGGTAGCGGGGCTTGTCCCTGATGACGCCGCAGGGGATGCCCTCCGGGTGTGCGGCAAGCTGGTCCCGGAGCTGCTGGAGTGTGACGAGTCCGTAAATCCGGCCCTCCCTGCCGCCGGAAGAGAGGTGCGCGCCCTGCGGGGTGACGGTGAGCTGGTAGGCGTCCCTGCCCAGGGAGGGGGCGGCCTTGTCGGAAAGGAGCTTGAGCGTCCTGGCCGTTCCCTGGGCGAGGTCGGTCCCGGCGGGTTCCGGAATCACGCTGTATGCCGCCTGCCGGGCGGCTGCCAGGTGTACGGAGAGCGCCGCGCAGGCCAGAATGTTGAGCAGTTTAAGCATCGGGGGCGTCTTTTTCGAAAAATAGCTTATCATGGCAAGGTTCCTGTGGTAAGGAAAAATAGCGGAATTACTTTTTGTTTTCCCAGGGGAAGGAAGGTTCGTTTTCCTTCGTGCGCTCCAGATCGTAGTTGAAGCGTTTGAGGACAAAGACGCCGTGGTCCTTCACCTTCCGCTGGAAGTTTCCCCAGGAGCGGGCCTCCATGGGTGACCAGCCCGCTTCCGCAAGGGCCATCGCGCGCGGGTAAGTGCGGTAAAGGATGTGGTTCAGGCTGGGGAGGTGTTCCCCCCATATCGCCCCGTGCACGCCCTGGATGTGGTCCGCTTCCCGTCCGGTTTTGCCGAAGGCGGGGTCCAGTTCATAGCTTTTTTCCAGCGTGGTTGTCCTCATCCAGCCCCAGTTGTACTGGCCCTGCAACTGCGGGAAGTCCAAGTAGCAGTATTCATTGGAAGCCATGACCAGCTTCAGCCCGGCCTGTTTCGTCTTTTCCACGGCGCTGCGCGCCTGGTCCGCCCTCCATGCATACACCGTTTCCCCGGGGTGGTAGATGCCGGCGTTGCCCTCATACCAGAATTGCGGCGTCTGTCCGTTTTTGGCGAGAAGGGAGGTCATTTTGGCAAAGAAGGCCTTCATTTGTTCCTGCTCGTCCTTCAGGCCTGCCTTGGCGCGGGCTTCCCGGCACAGGGGGCATTTTTTCCATAGTTCCGTGGGGGCTTCGTCACCGCCCAGATGAACGGTGTTGGACGGAAAGATGTCCTTGACCTCCTTGAAGACGGCG
This DNA window, taken from Akkermansia muciniphila, encodes the following:
- a CDS encoding beta-N-acetylhexosaminidase; this translates as MISYFSKKTPPMLKLLNILACAALSVHLAAARQAAYSVIPEPAGTDLAQGTARTLKLLSDKAAPSLGRDAYQLTVTPQGAHLSSGGREGRIYGLVTLQQLRDQLAAHPEGIPCGVIRDKPRYPWRGLMVDPARHFIPIKDLKKFVDLMAYYKFNKLQLHLTDDQGWRLPVPGYPKLKSISSKRAESFGNGTPHEGMYTKQELKDLVAYCAARGIEVIPEIDMPGHNQALAAAYPEFFCFPDPDTKVRTTGGVTLYLVCPHKPEIWKFYAAVFDELKDIFPSPIVHLGGDEAPLEKTWEKCPLSVKYRQQKGMKDVHEELKEFEAKMASMLAARGKRVQLWYEKPWAQANIYRKGDTVFTWRMGLTPSTITETKKQGLPLIIAAGEHCYLDYPQIPGQDNRGWMPTTTLEQSYKLDPAYGRPEKEVDHVIGVQATMWAEQLPTLNHLLYRTYPRACAIAEAGWSPMNVRSWENFQRKLEDHRQFILKRFNYDMERTKENEPPFK
- a CDS encoding alkyl sulfatase dimerization domain-containing protein; the encoded protein is MKTTINYFPSILLAMLVWGGPGANGAEEPKKATSHTIEYNKNFLRAHGLDEHDQQDFQNAEKGFIATLKDPEIKNKEGRTVFDISSFDFTKDKPAPDTVNPSLWRVSQLNAKSGLFKVMDGVYQIRGFDLSNMTIIEGKEGLIIIDPLISEETAKAGLDLYYQEVEQPKAGKRPVKAVVYSHSHVDHFGGVKGVASEQDVKSGKTQILAPEGFLKEAVSENVYAGNAMGRRSTYMYAAPFNKGPEGTVGSGLGTASSSGTVTVIPPTDTITKTGETRTIDGVEMEFMMAPGTEAPSEMLMYLPQFKALCSAEDATHTMHNLYTLRGAKVRDASNWWKALDEAIQRYGDKTEVLFAQHHWPRWGKERINQFLAKERNGYKYMHDQTLNLINKGYTPVEIAEMIKLPPEIDKQWYFRGYYGTLNHNAKAIYQRYMGWYDGNPANLYALPPVEAARRYVELAGGADKMIDNAQKAFDKGDYRWTAEVLKHVVFADPQNSKARNLAADALEQLGYQAESGPWRNEFLVGAYELRNGLLKNPLNLVSTDILSNLTPEMLFDYMGISMNSEKSKGKKLAFNWIDQNGKPYGFWLEDEVLMYREGKPVEHPDAVITGDKLNFTLVAMQAVPLKEALDKGMIKIEGNADKFQELIGCMDKFNGNFNIIEP
- a CDS encoding AAA family ATPase, which translates into the protein MNTYLKFNGYKCFSGDDGYAEGFEIIKSINIIIGANNSGKSRLIDFIESLHKNGSDKKLKNLKIYRKFYRGKNDIDHLFPGWSGGWVDYCRQLLPQTYEAIYSHEGRIISFDGTEELIKDTLARRYSWKEEEIDKAVLEVKKKLSESSDFFPNRRDLWPSDNFFKRIDAERDIKRERSGICEDGSIIPPKLLSNGTGATDIIHRFLHLSDEKYPRFIITDYLLDAVNEIFRPTGLQFTEIYPQLDKDNYWEIYLGQKDKNLIPLSDSGSGIKTILLVLLNLIAIPCLEQNLEKDLSSYTFAFEELENNLHPTLLRSLLVYIEKMALSKNATFFLTTHSSIVLDIFNGNDSAQIIHVWNDGKQSTVRTVSKYMDNIEVINNLGAKPSDLLQANGIIWLEGPSDRIYINKWIELMSDGELKESRHYQCAFYGGALLSHSNFNDPNIKDDERVKMLKINYNAILVGDGDRFKGGPQIIKNRLLKAKEELESMGGIVWVTEAKEIENYIPGSILSKIFRKDGLPSPSKNEPFSKVKTSRNRVIGYLQKHVKGFAEKNDFDKIDLAEKVIELMSQDNMSGRFDWFDEMERICSRIRKWNSLPNLGTPILKID
- the meaB gene encoding methylmalonyl Co-A mutase-associated GTPase MeaB, whose translation is MSSTKLIRPHRPSVEELAQGVLAGNRALLGRAITLIESNAARDQEASRQLISKLLPHSGKAVRIGITGVPGAGKSSFIEAFGTYLCKKGFKVAVLAIDPSSSVSRGSIMGDKTRMEELSGEENAFIRPSPSGGSLGGVARKTRETMIACEAAGFDIILIETVGVGQSETTVRSMVDIFMLLLITGAGDDLQGIKRGIMELADILVVTKDDGDNRQRAAAHCQELKMVLHYLQSPTPGWTPSVLTCSSLEGRGLDTIEETLFRFRDSMKESGFWYNRRRNQSLSWVQALVHEALLTAFEQHPAVASRMPVLENMVAGDKMDPVSAAHDLLSHFTYPVPGH
- the ruvC gene encoding crossover junction endodeoxyribonuclease RuvC encodes the protein MRILAIDPAIRNTGYAVVEGDHRRACALDYGTLSIPRSVSQSGCLLAIKQHLGNLIDKWEPDEMAVERIIYVQSHQTAITMGAAKAAVVIAAAEAGLRIMEYSPKSVKLSVVGRGAAQKAQVAFMVRALLELRETPESDAADALAIGLTHLYSADPLKAHMMERKYI
- a CDS encoding DEAD/DEAH box helicase, which produces MLFSELGLSEPVLKAVEKCGYEHPTPIQEQAIPIILEGRDLIGASQTGTGKTAAFALPLLTKLKPMGQPQILVLEPTRELADQVAEAFAEYGEYTGLKVALLYGGVGYGKQTEDLKNGADIVVATPGRLVDHFYRGTMRFGEVKALVLDEVDRMLDMGFLPIVRKIINLCPWEGRQTLFFSATMPPVIAGFAKWCLTDPAEVAIARREVAATINHAIYPVALDQRDELLLGLLKGTDFHSVMIFTRTRKEADSVCGMLKTNGYRGEVAVMHSDIPQKERMEALKGFKGGKYDILVATDVAARGIDISGVTHVINYRVPENAEDYVHRIGRTGRAEATGDAFTIMTADEVDFATAVENFIGKPIERKKLDGFDYTYTALLEDEPVKSVRKVKHASPKRRRR
- a CDS encoding NUDIX domain-containing protein, which encodes MERLYRPNVAGLMVRKDGKLLVCERSRQKGAWQFPQGGIDPGETALEAVKREVREEVGFLPSQYDIAESRGGYRYDYPPEVLDYVREKRQQPFVGQEQEYFLCRLHADAPEPSLDHREFCAYRWIAPAEFKLEWLPEFKKEVYARVLADFFNVRAQDR